The genomic segment GCCCAAACCGCCGTTTTTCAGGATTTCATACATGGCGAGCGTCACCGCGTACAAATCTGTCGGAAACTCGTCGGTATCCCAGCCGAGCAGCGGATCGCCCTGATTGGCGTCGATCGAGCCCAGCATGCCGTTTAGCCGCGCCACGCGCAGCTCGTGCTCGAATGTATGCCCCGCCAATGTCGCATGGTTTGCTTCCAGATTCAATTTGAAATGCGCATCCAATCCGTATTTTTGCAAGAAGGCGATGGTGGTCGCGGCGTCAAAATCGTATTGATGCTTGGTCGGTTCCTTGGGCTTAGGTTCGATCAGGAATTGCCCCTTAAAGCCGATTTCTTTCGCATAATCGACCGCCATATGCAAAAACCGCGCCAGATTGTCCAATTCCAGCCCCATATCGGTGTTCAGCAACGTTTCATAGCCTTCCCGGCCTCCCCAGAAAACATAGTTTTCCGCGCCGAGTTCCACCGCCGTCTCCAACGCTTTTTTCACCTGCGCCGCGGCATAAGCAAACACATCGGCGTTGCAGGACGTTGCCGCACCGTGCACAAAACGCGGATTCGTAAACATATTGGCGGTGTTCCAGAGCAGTTTGACGCCGCTTGCCTTCATCCGCTCCTTGATCATGGCGACGATGACATCCAGATTTTTGTTGGTTTCCTGAAGCGTATCGCCTTCCGGCGCAATATCGCGATCATGGAAACAGAAAAATTTGACGCCGAGCTTTTCAAACAGCTCGAACGCCGCTTCCACTCTCGCCTTTGCCAAATCCATGCCGCTTAAGTGGTCCCACGGACGAATCATCGTCCCCACGCCAAACGGGTCGGCGCCGGTCCCGGTAAATGTATGCCAATATGCAACCGAGAAGCGAAGCTGTTCTTCCATCGTTTTGCCGAGCACGATTTCCTGTGGATTGTAGTGTTTGAAGGATACTTTGCTGACGTTTGAAAAATAACCCATGCGAATCCCTCCATTAAATCGTATTCATTTCAATTGTATTTTATCATGCGGAAAATAGTTTGTATAGACGATAAACAAAGTTTGTATTACAATCTGAATGACGCAATGTTATGATAGGTTCATCATGCGAAAACAGAGGGAGCAAAGTGAACAGGAAAACAACAGGCGATACGTTTCTGATGAAGAAAATCAACAAATATATCGTGCTGCAAACGATCATGGCGCACAATCCGATATCCCGCGCCGACATTTCCGGCAAAACGGGCCTGAATAAGGCAACCGTTTCGTCGCTCGTCAACGAATTAATGTCCGCGCAGCTTGTTTATGAAACCGGGTTGGGGGCATCGAGCGGCGGCAGAAAACCCGTGATGCTCATGTTCAGGCAAACAGCCGGTTTTGCGATCGGCATCGATCTTGGCGTAAATTACGTATTGGCGCTGTTGACCGATTTAAACGGCAACGTGATCAAGGAAACACGCAAGGAATTAAGCGACCATTCGGTCGAGCAGGCAGCCAATCTTTTGACGGACACGATCCGCGAACTGGCGGAAATCGCGCCGGAATCCCCTTATGGCATCGTGGGAATCGGCGTCGGCGTGCCGGGCGTTGTCGATGTCGAGGGTACGATCCTGTCCGCGCCAAACCTCGGTTGGAAAAACGTTCCCTTACGAAAAATGCTTGCCGAGCGCTTTTTGTTCCCGGTCATCATCGACAATGAAGCGAATGCCGGCGCTTGGGGCGAAAAGCAGTTCGGCGCGGGAAAAAATTCGGCAAACATGCTGTATGT from the Bacilli bacterium genome contains:
- the xylA gene encoding xylose isomerase → MGYFSNVSKVSFKHYNPQEIVLGKTMEEQLRFSVAYWHTFTGTGADPFGVGTMIRPWDHLSGMDLAKARVEAAFELFEKLGVKFFCFHDRDIAPEGDTLQETNKNLDVIVAMIKERMKASGVKLLWNTANMFTNPRFVHGAATSCNADVFAYAAAQVKKALETAVELGAENYVFWGGREGYETLLNTDMGLELDNLARFLHMAVDYAKEIGFKGQFLIEPKPKEPTKHQYDFDAATTIAFLQKYGLDAHFKLNLEANHATLAGHTFEHELRVARLNGMLGSIDANQGDPLLGWDTDEFPTDLYAVTLAMYEILKNGGLG
- a CDS encoding ROK family transcriptional regulator yields the protein MNRKTTGDTFLMKKINKYIVLQTIMAHNPISRADISGKTGLNKATVSSLVNELMSAQLVYETGLGASSGGRKPVMLMFRQTAGFAIGIDLGVNYVLALLTDLNGNVIKETRKELSDHSVEQAANLLTDTIRELAEIAPESPYGIVGIGVGVPGVVDVEGTILSAPNLGWKNVPLRKMLAERFLFPVIIDNEANAGAWGEKQFGAGKNSANMLYVSVGIGIGVGVVIQHELYRGAGGFAGEAGHMAIIADGEQCSCGSRGCWELYASENTILRMAEKKGVSGNLHHLIERAAMHDQEIIAAIAYAGRNLGIGLANLANAFNPEKIIVGNRITLAREWIEEPMAAAFSERCLPFHKNATEILFSGLAMRSTALGGAHFAIAHFFAEMKAKLD